The following are encoded in a window of Vigna unguiculata cultivar IT97K-499-35 chromosome 8, ASM411807v1, whole genome shotgun sequence genomic DNA:
- the LOC114193661 gene encoding pentatricopeptide repeat-containing protein At1g09820-like, whose translation MVIDKFTGSVQGLAFQSLSISTISELLSKQHWSELRPLFKTTKPAIFIDQLFNAGVDSELVLRFFQWSQKEFRISYGLETTAKILHLLANSKRYSKVRSFLDKFVKNEKHTVSSVFHSLLSVSVRPCTNALIIDMLILAYARNLQIRAACETFRRSHDYGYKLSLNSCNSLLSGLVKENETGEMEYVYKEMIKRRVMPNLITFNIYINGLCKAGKLNKAEDVIEDIKAWGFSPNVVTYNTLIGGHSKKGSAGKMYRAEAILKEMLANKISPNERSFNSLIDGFCKDENVLAAKKALEEMQRLGLKPNLVTYNSLINGLSKNGKLDEAIALWDKMDGIGLKPNIVTYNVLMNGLCKMKMTWEARKLFDDIAKQGLVPNAITFNTLIDAFCKDGMVEDAFALHKSMREEGIFPNVSTYNTLIAGLCRNQNGRAAKELNEMLTYGRKADVITYNILIDGCCKDNESSEGEKLLGEMVNLGVKPNHITYNTLMDGYCMERNVKAALKVRTQMEKEGKRVNVATYNVLIKGFCRTGKLEDASRLLNEMLEKGLNPNRTTYDIVRLEMLDKGFIPDIEGHLYNISSMS comes from the exons ATGGTTATAGACAAATTTACTGGATCTGTTCAAG GTTTAGCCTTTCAGTCGTTGAGCATATCTACAATTTCAGAGCTTTTGAGTAAACAACACTGGTCAGAGCTCAGACCCCTTTTTAAAACAACCAAACCTGCAATATTCATTGACCAATTGTTCAATGCGGGGGTTGATTCAGAGCTTGTTTTAAGGTTCTTTCAGTGGTCTCAGAAAGAGTTTAGAATTTCATATGGTCTTGAAACTACTGCCAAAATTTTACATCTTCTAGCAAATTCAAAAAGGTACTCTAAAGTCAGGTCctttttggataaatttgtgaAGAACGAGAAACATACAGTTTCTTCTGTTTTTCACTCTCTCTTGTCGGTCAGTGTCCGGCCGTGTACAAATGCTCTAATAATTGATATGTTGATCCTAGCATATGCAAGAAATTTACAAATTCGTGCTGCCTGTGAAACATTTAGGCGATCTCATGATTATGGATATAAGTTATCACTGAATTCATGCAATTCGTTGTTGAGTGGTCTGGTGAAGGAGAATGAAACAGGAGAAATGGAATACGTGTACAAGGAAATGATAAAAAGGAGAGTTATGCCTAACTtgataacatttaatatttatatcaatGGTCTCTGTAAAGCTGGTAAGTTGAATAAGGCAGAGGATGTCATTGAAGACATTAAAGCCTGGGGATTTTCTCCAAATGTAGTTACTTATAACACTCTGATTGGTGGGCATTCCAAGAAGGGAAGTGCTGGAAAAATGTACAGAGCTGAGGCCATTTTGAAGGAAATGCTTGCTAATAAAATTTCCCCAAATGAGAGATCCTTTAATTCTCTTATTGATGGTTTTTGTAAGGATGAGAATGTGTTGGCTGCAAAAAAGGCTTTAGAAGAGATGCAAAGACTGGGACTAAAACCTAATTTAGTTACTTATAACTCACTGATAAATGGTTTATCTAAAAACGGGAAGCTGGATGAGGCCATTGCTTTGTGGGATAAGATGGATGGCATAGGTTTGAAGCCAAATATTGTTACTTATAATGTTCTTATGAATGGACTTTGTAAGATGAAGATGACGTGGGAAGCAAGAAAACTCTTTGATGATATAGCTAAGCAAGGTTTGGTACCCAATGCAATAACATTTAATACATTGATTGATGCATTCTGCAAAGACGGGATGGTGGAAGACGCATTTGCTCTGCATAAATCGATGCGAGAAGAAGGGATTTTTCCAAATGTTTCAACCTATAATACCTTAATTGCAGGCTTGTGCAGGAACCAGAACGGGAGAGCTGCAAAGGAACTTAATGAAATGCTGACCTATGGCCGGAAAGCTGATGTTATAACATATAACATCTTAATAGATGGATGTTGCAAAGACAATGAATCAAGTGAGGGAGAAAAATTACTTGGTGAAATGGTCAACCTTGGTGTCAAACCTAATCATATAACGTATAATACTCTGATGGATGGATATTGCATGGAGAGAAATGTGAAGGCAGCATTGAAGGTCAGGACCCAGATGGAGAAAGAAGGGAAGCGGGTAAATGTTGCTACATATAATGTACTGATTAAAGGATTTTGTAGAACAGGCAAGCTAGAGGATGCAAGCAGGCTTCTTAATGAGATGTTGGAAAAAGGTTTGAATCCGAATCGAACTACCTACGATATTGTAAGATTGGAAATGTTGGATAAAGGTTTCATTCCAGATATAGAAGggcatttatataatatttctaGCATGTCTTGA